From a single Canis lupus baileyi chromosome 14, mCanLup2.hap1, whole genome shotgun sequence genomic region:
- the RUFY3 gene encoding protein RUFY3 isoform X6, whose translation MSALTPPTDMPTPTTDKITQAAMETIYLCKFRVSMDGEWLCLRELDDISLTPDPEPTHEDPNYLMANERMNLMNMAKLSIKGLIESALNLGRTLDSDYAPLQQFFVVMEHCLKHGLKAKKTFLGQNKSFWGPLELVEKLVPEAAEITASVKDLPGLKTPVGRGRAWLRLALMQKKLSEYMKALINKKELLSEFYEPNALMMEEEGAIIAGLLVGLNVIDANFCMKGEDLDSQVGVIDFSMYLKDGNSSKGSEGDGQITAILDQKNYVEELNRHLNATVNNLQAKVDALEKSNTKLTEELAVANNRIITLQEEMERVKEESSYILESNRKGPKQDRTSEGQALSEARKHLKEETQLRLDVEKELEIQISMRQEMELAMKMLEKDVCEKQDALVSLRQQLDDLRALKHELAFKLQSSDLGVKQKSELNSRLEEKTNQMAATIKQLEQRLRQAERGRQSAELDNRLFKQDFGDKINSLQLEVEELTRQRHQLELELKQERERRLQNNRSIPGKGSQKPEPKTDGKHKIQEENVKLKKPLDESHRCLLIKLPSRPVDGQDQPPPSEKPQICQLCQEDGSLTKNVCKNCRGTFCNACSTNELPLPSSIKPERVCNPCHEHLMKQYSSSPS comes from the exons ATCCTAATTATCTCATGGCTAACGAACGCATGAACCTAATGAATATGGCCAAGCTGAGTATCAAGGGCTTGATTGAATCTGCTCTAAACCTGGGGAGAACTCTGGACTCAGACTACGCACCTCTCCAGCAGTTCTTTGTGGTGATGGAGCACTGCCTGAAACACGGCTTGAAGG CAAAGAAAACTTTTCTTGGACAAAATAAATCCTTCTGGGGGCCTCTAGAATTGGTAGAAAAGCTCGTTCCAGAAGCTGCCGAGATAACAGCAAGTGTTAAAGATCTTCCAGGACTTAA GACACcagtaggcagaggaagagcctGGCTTCGTTTGGCATTGATGCAAAAGAAACTCTCAGAATATATGAAAGCTTTGATCAATAAGAAGGAACTTCTCAG TGAATTCTATGAACCCAATGCCCTCATGATGGAAGAAGAAGGAGCCATAATTGCTGGTCTCTTGGTGGGTCTGAATGTCATTGATGCCAATTTTTGTATGAAAGGAGAAGACTTGGACTCTCAG GTTGGAGTTATAGATTTTTCAATGTATCTCAAGGATGGGAACAGCAGTAAAGGTAGTGAAGG AGATGGCCAGATTACTGCAATTCTGGATCAGAAGAACTATGTAGAAGAACTCAACAGACATCTAAA TGCTACGGTAAACAATCTTCAGGCAAAAGTGGACGCATTAGAAAAATCCAACACTAAACTGACAGAGGAG CTTGCAGTTGCAAACAACAGGATTATTACCTtacaagaagaaatggaaagagttAAAGAGGAAAGTTCCTACATATTGGAATCCAATCGGAAG ggtcCTAAGCAGGACAGAACTTCAGAAGGGCAAGCACTGAGTGAAGCCAGAAAGCATTTAAAGGAGGAGACACAATTGCGACTG GATGTCGAAAAAGAACTGGAGATCCAGATCAGCATGAGACAGGAGATGGAATTGGCTATGAAGATGCTGGAGAAGGATGTCTGTGAGAAGCAGGACGCCCTGGTGTCTCTGCGACAGCAGCTGGATGATCTCAGGGCTCTCAAGCATGAACTTGCCTTTAAACTGCAG AGTTCAGACTTAGGAGTAAAACAGAAAAGTGAATTAAACAGTCGTTTGGAAGAGAAGACTAATCAGATGGCTGCTACCATCAAACAACTCGAACAAAG ATTGCGCCAGGCTGAGCGGGGCCGCCAGTCTGCCGAGTTGGACAACCGGCTCTTCAAGCAGGACTTTGGAGACAAGATAAACAGTCTGCAGCTGGAAGTGGAGGAGCTCACAAGGCAGCG GCACCAGCTTGAGTTAGAActaaaacaggaaagagaaagaaggttaCAAAACAACAGGAGCATCCCAGGAAAGGGTTCTCAGAAGCCAGAACCCAAAACG GATGGGAAGCACAAAATTCAAGAGGAAAATGTTAAACTAAAAAAGCCCCTGGACGAAAGCCACAGGTGTTTGTTAATAAA GCTGCCGTCTCGCCCTGTGGATGGACAG GATCAGCCACCGCCCTCTGAAAAGCCACAGATATGTCAGCTGTGCCAGGAAGATGGCAGCCTAACAAAG AACGTGTGTAAGAACTGCAGAGGAACCTTCTGTAATGCCTGCTCAACAAATGAACTGCCTCTTCCTTCAAGTATCAAGCCTGAGCGAGTTTGCAATCCCTGCCACGAGCATCTGATGAAACAATATTCTTCCAGCCCATCGTAA
- the RUFY3 gene encoding protein RUFY3 isoform X15, with protein MAFPSYGTSYLDSWEDLTDLVEQMRDDTEDPNYLMANERMNLMNMAKLSIKGLIESALNLGRTLDSDYAPLQQFFVVMEHCLKHGLKAKKTFLGQNKSFWGPLELVEKLVPEAAEITASVKDLPGLKTPVGRGRAWLRLALMQKKLSEYMKALINKKELLSEFYEPNALMMEEEGAIIAGLLVGLNVIDANFCMKGEDLDSQVGVIDFSMYLKDGNSSKGSEGDGQITAILDQKNYVEELNRHLNATVNNLQAKVDALEKSNTKLTEELAVANNRIITLQEEMERVKEESSYILESNRKGPKQDRTSEGQALSEARKHLKEETQLRLDVEKELEIQISMRQEMELAMKMLEKDVCEKQDALVSLRQQLDDLRALKHELAFKLQSSDLGVKQKSELNSRLEEKTNQMAATIKQLEQSEKDLVKQAKTLNSAANKLIPKHH; from the exons ATCCTAATTATCTCATGGCTAACGAACGCATGAACCTAATGAATATGGCCAAGCTGAGTATCAAGGGCTTGATTGAATCTGCTCTAAACCTGGGGAGAACTCTGGACTCAGACTACGCACCTCTCCAGCAGTTCTTTGTGGTGATGGAGCACTGCCTGAAACACGGCTTGAAGG CAAAGAAAACTTTTCTTGGACAAAATAAATCCTTCTGGGGGCCTCTAGAATTGGTAGAAAAGCTCGTTCCAGAAGCTGCCGAGATAACAGCAAGTGTTAAAGATCTTCCAGGACTTAA GACACcagtaggcagaggaagagcctGGCTTCGTTTGGCATTGATGCAAAAGAAACTCTCAGAATATATGAAAGCTTTGATCAATAAGAAGGAACTTCTCAG TGAATTCTATGAACCCAATGCCCTCATGATGGAAGAAGAAGGAGCCATAATTGCTGGTCTCTTGGTGGGTCTGAATGTCATTGATGCCAATTTTTGTATGAAAGGAGAAGACTTGGACTCTCAG GTTGGAGTTATAGATTTTTCAATGTATCTCAAGGATGGGAACAGCAGTAAAGGTAGTGAAGG AGATGGCCAGATTACTGCAATTCTGGATCAGAAGAACTATGTAGAAGAACTCAACAGACATCTAAA TGCTACGGTAAACAATCTTCAGGCAAAAGTGGACGCATTAGAAAAATCCAACACTAAACTGACAGAGGAG CTTGCAGTTGCAAACAACAGGATTATTACCTtacaagaagaaatggaaagagttAAAGAGGAAAGTTCCTACATATTGGAATCCAATCGGAAG ggtcCTAAGCAGGACAGAACTTCAGAAGGGCAAGCACTGAGTGAAGCCAGAAAGCATTTAAAGGAGGAGACACAATTGCGACTG GATGTCGAAAAAGAACTGGAGATCCAGATCAGCATGAGACAGGAGATGGAATTGGCTATGAAGATGCTGGAGAAGGATGTCTGTGAGAAGCAGGACGCCCTGGTGTCTCTGCGACAGCAGCTGGATGATCTCAGGGCTCTCAAGCATGAACTTGCCTTTAAACTGCAG AGTTCAGACTTAGGAGTAAAACAGAAAAGTGAATTAAACAGTCGTTTGGAAGAGAAGACTAATCAGATGGCTGCTACCATCAAACAACTCGAACAAAG TGAAAAGGATTTGGTGAAACAGGCAAAGACCTTAAATAGTGCAGCAAATAAACTGATCCCAAAACATCATTAG
- the RUFY3 gene encoding protein RUFY3 isoform X7 — MSALTPPTDMPTPTTDKITQAAMETIYLCKFRVSMDGEWLCLRELDDISLTPDPEPTHEDPNYLMANERMNLMNMAKLSIKGLIESALNLGRTLDSDYAPLQQFFVVMEHCLKHGLKAKKTFLGQNKSFWGPLELVEKLVPEAAEITASVKDLPGLKTPVGRGRAWLRLALMQKKLSEYMKALINKKELLSEFYEPNALMMEEEGAIIAGLLVGLNVIDANFCMKGEDLDSQVGVIDFSMYLKDGNSSKGSEGDGQITAILDQKNYVEELNRHLNATVNNLQAKVDALEKSNTKLTEELAVANNRIITLQEEMERVKEESSYILESNRKGPKQDRTSEGQALSEARKHLKEETQLRLDVEKELEIQISMRQEMELAMKMLEKDVCEKQDALVSLRQQLDDLRALKHELAFKLQSSDLGVKQKSELNSRLEEKTNQMAATIKQLEQRLRQAERGRQSAELDNRLFKQDFGDKINSLQLEVEELTRQRHQLELELKQERERRLQNNRSIPGKGSQKPEPKTDGKHKIQEENVKLKKPLDESHRLPSRPVDGQDQPPPSEKPQICQLCQEDGSLTKNVCKNCRGTFCNACSTNELPLPSSIKPERVCNPCHEHLMKQYSSSPS; from the exons ATCCTAATTATCTCATGGCTAACGAACGCATGAACCTAATGAATATGGCCAAGCTGAGTATCAAGGGCTTGATTGAATCTGCTCTAAACCTGGGGAGAACTCTGGACTCAGACTACGCACCTCTCCAGCAGTTCTTTGTGGTGATGGAGCACTGCCTGAAACACGGCTTGAAGG CAAAGAAAACTTTTCTTGGACAAAATAAATCCTTCTGGGGGCCTCTAGAATTGGTAGAAAAGCTCGTTCCAGAAGCTGCCGAGATAACAGCAAGTGTTAAAGATCTTCCAGGACTTAA GACACcagtaggcagaggaagagcctGGCTTCGTTTGGCATTGATGCAAAAGAAACTCTCAGAATATATGAAAGCTTTGATCAATAAGAAGGAACTTCTCAG TGAATTCTATGAACCCAATGCCCTCATGATGGAAGAAGAAGGAGCCATAATTGCTGGTCTCTTGGTGGGTCTGAATGTCATTGATGCCAATTTTTGTATGAAAGGAGAAGACTTGGACTCTCAG GTTGGAGTTATAGATTTTTCAATGTATCTCAAGGATGGGAACAGCAGTAAAGGTAGTGAAGG AGATGGCCAGATTACTGCAATTCTGGATCAGAAGAACTATGTAGAAGAACTCAACAGACATCTAAA TGCTACGGTAAACAATCTTCAGGCAAAAGTGGACGCATTAGAAAAATCCAACACTAAACTGACAGAGGAG CTTGCAGTTGCAAACAACAGGATTATTACCTtacaagaagaaatggaaagagttAAAGAGGAAAGTTCCTACATATTGGAATCCAATCGGAAG ggtcCTAAGCAGGACAGAACTTCAGAAGGGCAAGCACTGAGTGAAGCCAGAAAGCATTTAAAGGAGGAGACACAATTGCGACTG GATGTCGAAAAAGAACTGGAGATCCAGATCAGCATGAGACAGGAGATGGAATTGGCTATGAAGATGCTGGAGAAGGATGTCTGTGAGAAGCAGGACGCCCTGGTGTCTCTGCGACAGCAGCTGGATGATCTCAGGGCTCTCAAGCATGAACTTGCCTTTAAACTGCAG AGTTCAGACTTAGGAGTAAAACAGAAAAGTGAATTAAACAGTCGTTTGGAAGAGAAGACTAATCAGATGGCTGCTACCATCAAACAACTCGAACAAAG ATTGCGCCAGGCTGAGCGGGGCCGCCAGTCTGCCGAGTTGGACAACCGGCTCTTCAAGCAGGACTTTGGAGACAAGATAAACAGTCTGCAGCTGGAAGTGGAGGAGCTCACAAGGCAGCG GCACCAGCTTGAGTTAGAActaaaacaggaaagagaaagaaggttaCAAAACAACAGGAGCATCCCAGGAAAGGGTTCTCAGAAGCCAGAACCCAAAACG GATGGGAAGCACAAAATTCAAGAGGAAAATGTTAAACTAAAAAAGCCCCTGGACGAAAGCCACAG GCTGCCGTCTCGCCCTGTGGATGGACAG GATCAGCCACCGCCCTCTGAAAAGCCACAGATATGTCAGCTGTGCCAGGAAGATGGCAGCCTAACAAAG AACGTGTGTAAGAACTGCAGAGGAACCTTCTGTAATGCCTGCTCAACAAATGAACTGCCTCTTCCTTCAAGTATCAAGCCTGAGCGAGTTTGCAATCCCTGCCACGAGCATCTGATGAAACAATATTCTTCCAGCCCATCGTAA
- the RUFY3 gene encoding protein RUFY3 isoform X9 has product MTSTAPRLSDPDPNYLMANERMNLMNMAKLSIKGLIESALNLGRTLDSDYAPLQQFFVVMEHCLKHGLKAKKTFLGQNKSFWGPLELVEKLVPEAAEITASVKDLPGLKTPVGRGRAWLRLALMQKKLSEYMKALINKKELLSEFYEPNALMMEEEGAIIAGLLVGLNVIDANFCMKGEDLDSQVGVIDFSMYLKDGNSSKGSEGDGQITAILDQKNYVEELNRHLNATVNNLQAKVDALEKSNTKLTEELAVANNRIITLQEEMERVKEESSYILESNRKGPKQDRTSEGQALSEARKHLKEETQLRLDVEKELEIQISMRQEMELAMKMLEKDVCEKQDALVSLRQQLDDLRALKHELAFKLQSSDLGVKQKSELNSRLEEKTNQMAATIKQLEQRLRQAERGRQSAELDNRLFKQDFGDKINSLQLEVEELTRQRHQLELELKQERERRLQNNRSIPGKGSQKPEPKTDGKHKIQEENVKLKKPLDESHRCLLIKLPSRPVDGQDQPPPSEKPQICQLCQEDGSLTKNVCKNCRGTFCNACSTNELPLPSSIKPERVCNPCHEHLMKQYSSSPS; this is encoded by the exons ATCCTAATTATCTCATGGCTAACGAACGCATGAACCTAATGAATATGGCCAAGCTGAGTATCAAGGGCTTGATTGAATCTGCTCTAAACCTGGGGAGAACTCTGGACTCAGACTACGCACCTCTCCAGCAGTTCTTTGTGGTGATGGAGCACTGCCTGAAACACGGCTTGAAGG CAAAGAAAACTTTTCTTGGACAAAATAAATCCTTCTGGGGGCCTCTAGAATTGGTAGAAAAGCTCGTTCCAGAAGCTGCCGAGATAACAGCAAGTGTTAAAGATCTTCCAGGACTTAA GACACcagtaggcagaggaagagcctGGCTTCGTTTGGCATTGATGCAAAAGAAACTCTCAGAATATATGAAAGCTTTGATCAATAAGAAGGAACTTCTCAG TGAATTCTATGAACCCAATGCCCTCATGATGGAAGAAGAAGGAGCCATAATTGCTGGTCTCTTGGTGGGTCTGAATGTCATTGATGCCAATTTTTGTATGAAAGGAGAAGACTTGGACTCTCAG GTTGGAGTTATAGATTTTTCAATGTATCTCAAGGATGGGAACAGCAGTAAAGGTAGTGAAGG AGATGGCCAGATTACTGCAATTCTGGATCAGAAGAACTATGTAGAAGAACTCAACAGACATCTAAA TGCTACGGTAAACAATCTTCAGGCAAAAGTGGACGCATTAGAAAAATCCAACACTAAACTGACAGAGGAG CTTGCAGTTGCAAACAACAGGATTATTACCTtacaagaagaaatggaaagagttAAAGAGGAAAGTTCCTACATATTGGAATCCAATCGGAAG ggtcCTAAGCAGGACAGAACTTCAGAAGGGCAAGCACTGAGTGAAGCCAGAAAGCATTTAAAGGAGGAGACACAATTGCGACTG GATGTCGAAAAAGAACTGGAGATCCAGATCAGCATGAGACAGGAGATGGAATTGGCTATGAAGATGCTGGAGAAGGATGTCTGTGAGAAGCAGGACGCCCTGGTGTCTCTGCGACAGCAGCTGGATGATCTCAGGGCTCTCAAGCATGAACTTGCCTTTAAACTGCAG AGTTCAGACTTAGGAGTAAAACAGAAAAGTGAATTAAACAGTCGTTTGGAAGAGAAGACTAATCAGATGGCTGCTACCATCAAACAACTCGAACAAAG ATTGCGCCAGGCTGAGCGGGGCCGCCAGTCTGCCGAGTTGGACAACCGGCTCTTCAAGCAGGACTTTGGAGACAAGATAAACAGTCTGCAGCTGGAAGTGGAGGAGCTCACAAGGCAGCG GCACCAGCTTGAGTTAGAActaaaacaggaaagagaaagaaggttaCAAAACAACAGGAGCATCCCAGGAAAGGGTTCTCAGAAGCCAGAACCCAAAACG GATGGGAAGCACAAAATTCAAGAGGAAAATGTTAAACTAAAAAAGCCCCTGGACGAAAGCCACAGGTGTTTGTTAATAAA GCTGCCGTCTCGCCCTGTGGATGGACAG GATCAGCCACCGCCCTCTGAAAAGCCACAGATATGTCAGCTGTGCCAGGAAGATGGCAGCCTAACAAAG AACGTGTGTAAGAACTGCAGAGGAACCTTCTGTAATGCCTGCTCAACAAATGAACTGCCTCTTCCTTCAAGTATCAAGCCTGAGCGAGTTTGCAATCCCTGCCACGAGCATCTGATGAAACAATATTCTTCCAGCCCATCGTAA
- the RUFY3 gene encoding protein RUFY3 isoform X8, with protein MAFPSYGTSYLDSWEDLTDLVEQMRDDTEDPNYLMANERMNLMNMAKLSIKGLIESALNLGRTLDSDYAPLQQFFVVMEHCLKHGLKAKKTFLGQNKSFWGPLELVEKLVPEAAEITASVKDLPGLKTPVGRGRAWLRLALMQKKLSEYMKALINKKELLSEFYEPNALMMEEEGAIIAGLLVGLNVIDANFCMKGEDLDSQVGVIDFSMYLKDGNSSKGSEGDGQITAILDQKNYVEELNRHLNATVNNLQAKVDALEKSNTKLTEELAVANNRIITLQEEMERVKEESSYILESNRKGPKQDRTSEGQALSEARKHLKEETQLRLDVEKELEIQISMRQEMELAMKMLEKDVCEKQDALVSLRQQLDDLRALKHELAFKLQSSDLGVKQKSELNSRLEEKTNQMAATIKQLEQRLRQAERGRQSAELDNRLFKQDFGDKINSLQLEVEELTRQRHQLELELKQERERRLQNNRSIPGKGSQKPEPKTDGKHKIQEENVKLKKPLDESHRCLLIKLPSRPVDGQDQPPPSEKPQICQLCQEDGSLTKNVCKNCRGTFCNACSTNELPLPSSIKPERVCNPCHEHLMKQYSSSPS; from the exons ATCCTAATTATCTCATGGCTAACGAACGCATGAACCTAATGAATATGGCCAAGCTGAGTATCAAGGGCTTGATTGAATCTGCTCTAAACCTGGGGAGAACTCTGGACTCAGACTACGCACCTCTCCAGCAGTTCTTTGTGGTGATGGAGCACTGCCTGAAACACGGCTTGAAGG CAAAGAAAACTTTTCTTGGACAAAATAAATCCTTCTGGGGGCCTCTAGAATTGGTAGAAAAGCTCGTTCCAGAAGCTGCCGAGATAACAGCAAGTGTTAAAGATCTTCCAGGACTTAA GACACcagtaggcagaggaagagcctGGCTTCGTTTGGCATTGATGCAAAAGAAACTCTCAGAATATATGAAAGCTTTGATCAATAAGAAGGAACTTCTCAG TGAATTCTATGAACCCAATGCCCTCATGATGGAAGAAGAAGGAGCCATAATTGCTGGTCTCTTGGTGGGTCTGAATGTCATTGATGCCAATTTTTGTATGAAAGGAGAAGACTTGGACTCTCAG GTTGGAGTTATAGATTTTTCAATGTATCTCAAGGATGGGAACAGCAGTAAAGGTAGTGAAGG AGATGGCCAGATTACTGCAATTCTGGATCAGAAGAACTATGTAGAAGAACTCAACAGACATCTAAA TGCTACGGTAAACAATCTTCAGGCAAAAGTGGACGCATTAGAAAAATCCAACACTAAACTGACAGAGGAG CTTGCAGTTGCAAACAACAGGATTATTACCTtacaagaagaaatggaaagagttAAAGAGGAAAGTTCCTACATATTGGAATCCAATCGGAAG ggtcCTAAGCAGGACAGAACTTCAGAAGGGCAAGCACTGAGTGAAGCCAGAAAGCATTTAAAGGAGGAGACACAATTGCGACTG GATGTCGAAAAAGAACTGGAGATCCAGATCAGCATGAGACAGGAGATGGAATTGGCTATGAAGATGCTGGAGAAGGATGTCTGTGAGAAGCAGGACGCCCTGGTGTCTCTGCGACAGCAGCTGGATGATCTCAGGGCTCTCAAGCATGAACTTGCCTTTAAACTGCAG AGTTCAGACTTAGGAGTAAAACAGAAAAGTGAATTAAACAGTCGTTTGGAAGAGAAGACTAATCAGATGGCTGCTACCATCAAACAACTCGAACAAAG ATTGCGCCAGGCTGAGCGGGGCCGCCAGTCTGCCGAGTTGGACAACCGGCTCTTCAAGCAGGACTTTGGAGACAAGATAAACAGTCTGCAGCTGGAAGTGGAGGAGCTCACAAGGCAGCG GCACCAGCTTGAGTTAGAActaaaacaggaaagagaaagaaggttaCAAAACAACAGGAGCATCCCAGGAAAGGGTTCTCAGAAGCCAGAACCCAAAACG GATGGGAAGCACAAAATTCAAGAGGAAAATGTTAAACTAAAAAAGCCCCTGGACGAAAGCCACAGGTGTTTGTTAATAAA GCTGCCGTCTCGCCCTGTGGATGGACAG GATCAGCCACCGCCCTCTGAAAAGCCACAGATATGTCAGCTGTGCCAGGAAGATGGCAGCCTAACAAAG AACGTGTGTAAGAACTGCAGAGGAACCTTCTGTAATGCCTGCTCAACAAATGAACTGCCTCTTCCTTCAAGTATCAAGCCTGAGCGAGTTTGCAATCCCTGCCACGAGCATCTGATGAAACAATATTCTTCCAGCCCATCGTAA